CGACAGGTGGGCAAGCGCCGTCGACCACCAGAAGATCATGTGCCACGTCGTCCACCCGACCGTCGGGACAGGGATGGGATCGGGTTCGGTGTCCGCCCAGTCGGGCCACCACAAACCGGACTCGTCGCGGTGCACCGTCCACACCAACGGCGCAGGCTCCCACAGGAAGTCGTCCTCGGCAAGGGCCGACAGATGCAGATCGGCCAACGCCCAGGCCAGCTCGAACTGCCGTCGGATCTGCTCGATCATGGTGCGCGCATCACCAGCAGGGTCTGCGCCGAGGTCCCGATGAAACCCTTGCAGTCGAAGAGTTCGGCCGTTGTCACCCCGACACCGTCCGGCCCGATCGAGGCGCGGGCGCGAACCGCGAAGTCGGAACCCTCGGGCAGCCGGTGCAGATGGACGGTGGTGTCGGTGTTCATGAACATGAACTTCGTCGGATCCAGCACCGCGCCAACGCCATTCGCCGAGTCGACCACCAGCGCCAGGCGCTGCACGGCGGTGGTCTCCTCGTCGTCGACCACCGAGGCCAGCGGACTCATCCACGCCTCGGCGGCCGCACCCTCGGGGGTGACCTGCCGCCGCCAGGTCACGGTGTCGAGGTAGCCGGGCGCACCCGCCCAGCTGTGTGCGACGTCGGCCTGAGGACCCTCGACCAGGGGCGGGTGA
This region of Mycolicibacterium goodii genomic DNA includes:
- a CDS encoding thioesterase family protein encodes the protein MIGCHYRRLGVDGEYHLFESTPDTRSNWDESIQHGSPPLALLTKAIEELMAGSGLRIGRLTLDILGAIPVAPVRVRARVERPGSRISLAVAEMAAARPDGQWRAVAKVSAWLLATSDTSDVATDRHPPLVEGPQADVAHSWAGAPGYLDTVTWRRQVTPEGAAAEAWMSPLASVVDDEETTAVQRLALVVDSANGVGAVLDPTKFMFMNTDTTVHLHRLPEGSDFAVRARASIGPDGVGVTTAELFDCKGFIGTSAQTLLVMRAP